Proteins encoded within one genomic window of Bacillus thuringiensis:
- a CDS encoding peptide ABC transporter substrate-binding protein, protein MKKKIPLLLASTLTVSMLGACSYQKEDNKAGAKEKSSNKQVLNLTETAEIPTMDTTLSTDATSSNIMNNTMEGLYRLGKDDKLVPGVAKSYEKSEDGKKYVFKLREDAKWSNGEPVTAKDFVYSWRRAVDSNTGAKFAYILFDVKNAEKVNKKELPVEELGVKAIDDHTLEVELDNPVPYFVSLTVYPTLYPLNEKFVAEQGAKFGLESNTTLYNGPFVLNEWKHEQSFQLKKNPTYWENKEVKLEEINFNIVKDRSTAINLYETKAIDRVVLTSEFVDKYKSDADFKTIKRPSTQFIRLNEKNKFLANKNIRKAIAMSFERENIGKVILNDGSEGIYGFVPKGLAKGPNGKDFREENGKLIKEDMKEAQKYWEAGKKELGVDKVELELLNFDTDDAKKIGEYLKGQFEKNLPGLTVPTKMQPFAQKLKLEASGDYAMSYAGWSPDYMDPMSFLEMYTTGNAQNKVNYANSAYDDLIKKAKTEVDVQARWDALLKAEKQLLEDAAIAPVYQPGKAYLQRGSITGLLEHKYGGEFSYKWVELKN, encoded by the coding sequence CCAACTATGGATACGACGTTATCGACAGATGCAACATCTTCTAACATCATGAATAACACAATGGAGGGATTATATCGTCTGGGGAAAGACGATAAACTTGTTCCAGGTGTCGCTAAATCTTATGAGAAATCAGAGGATGGCAAAAAGTATGTATTCAAGTTACGTGAAGATGCGAAATGGTCTAATGGTGAACCTGTAACGGCAAAAGACTTCGTGTATTCTTGGAGAAGAGCTGTAGATTCAAACACGGGTGCTAAGTTTGCTTACATACTATTTGATGTTAAAAATGCGGAGAAAGTTAACAAAAAAGAATTGCCAGTTGAAGAACTTGGTGTAAAGGCAATTGATGATCATACACTTGAAGTGGAATTAGATAACCCTGTTCCTTATTTTGTAAGTTTAACAGTCTATCCAACATTGTATCCTTTGAATGAGAAGTTTGTAGCAGAACAAGGAGCAAAATTTGGATTAGAATCCAATACGACACTTTATAATGGTCCATTCGTATTAAATGAATGGAAGCATGAACAAAGTTTCCAACTTAAGAAAAATCCAACGTATTGGGAAAATAAAGAAGTAAAACTTGAGGAAATAAACTTCAATATTGTTAAGGATCGTTCAACTGCTATAAATTTATATGAAACGAAAGCAATTGATCGTGTAGTGTTAACATCAGAGTTTGTAGATAAATACAAATCAGATGCTGATTTCAAAACGATTAAGAGACCATCTACACAATTTATTCGCTTAAATGAAAAGAATAAATTTTTAGCAAATAAAAATATCCGAAAAGCAATTGCAATGTCCTTTGAACGTGAAAATATCGGAAAAGTTATCTTAAACGATGGTTCAGAGGGTATATATGGTTTTGTTCCGAAAGGCTTAGCAAAAGGTCCGAATGGAAAAGACTTCCGTGAAGAAAACGGAAAGCTTATAAAAGAGGATATGAAGGAAGCTCAAAAATACTGGGAAGCTGGTAAAAAAGAACTTGGTGTAGACAAAGTAGAGTTAGAGCTATTAAACTTTGATACTGATGATGCAAAAAAAATCGGAGAGTATTTAAAAGGCCAATTTGAAAAGAACTTACCAGGTTTAACAGTTCCAACTAAAATGCAGCCATTTGCTCAAAAATTAAAACTTGAAGCAAGTGGAGATTATGCAATGTCATATGCGGGATGGAGTCCAGATTATATGGATCCAATGTCATTCCTTGAAATGTATACAACAGGTAATGCGCAAAATAAAGTGAATTATGCAAATTCAGCATATGATGATTTAATTAAAAAAGCAAAAACAGAAGTTGATGTACAAGCTCGCTGGGATGCTCTATTAAAGGCAGAAAAACAACTGCTTGAAGATGCAGCGATTGCTCCAGTATATCAACCAGGAAAAGCTTATTTACAACGTGGCTCAATTACTGGCCTATTAGAACATAAATATGGCGGAGAATTTAGCTATAAGTGGGTTGAACTTAAAAACTAA
- the opp3b gene encoding oligopeptide ABC transporter permease, with the protein MGRYVLKRFVYMALTLFLITTLTFFLMKLLPGSPLKNQEKLSPAQKEIILEKYGLNDPVPVQYARYLGNLAKGDLGVSFQYDNRPVTDMIVDRIGPSAQLGLQAIILGTFIGLILGIVAALRNNTWVDYGATIISVLGMSVPSFVFAALLQYFVGVKLGWFPVAFWKGPEFTVMPTIALSMAVIATIARFARAELIEVMQADYILTAKAKGISQGVIIIKHALRNALIPVVTILGPMVAGLITGTLVIEQIYAVPGLGEQFVKSITVNDYTVIMGTTIFYSAIFILVIFIVDILYGIIDPRIRLAGGKK; encoded by the coding sequence ATGGGACGTTATGTATTAAAACGTTTCGTGTACATGGCTTTGACATTATTTTTAATTACTACACTGACTTTCTTTTTGATGAAATTACTTCCGGGTTCTCCGCTTAAAAACCAGGAGAAGTTATCACCGGCACAAAAAGAAATCATTCTTGAAAAATATGGTTTAAATGATCCAGTACCAGTTCAATATGCACGTTACTTAGGTAACTTAGCAAAAGGTGATTTAGGGGTATCATTCCAATATGATAACCGTCCAGTAACAGATATGATTGTGGATCGCATTGGACCATCAGCACAACTTGGTTTACAAGCGATTATATTAGGAACATTTATCGGTTTAATTTTAGGAATCGTTGCGGCACTTCGTAACAATACGTGGGTCGATTATGGAGCGACAATTATTTCCGTACTCGGGATGTCGGTACCATCGTTCGTATTCGCCGCATTACTACAATATTTCGTAGGGGTAAAACTTGGATGGTTCCCAGTAGCATTCTGGAAAGGACCAGAGTTTACAGTAATGCCTACAATCGCTTTATCGATGGCAGTTATCGCAACAATCGCACGTTTCGCTCGTGCAGAGTTAATTGAAGTTATGCAAGCTGACTACATTTTAACAGCGAAAGCGAAAGGAATTAGCCAAGGCGTTATCATTATCAAACACGCACTTCGTAACGCGTTAATTCCAGTTGTAACAATTTTAGGACCAATGGTTGCAGGGTTAATTACAGGTACATTAGTTATTGAGCAAATTTATGCTGTACCAGGACTAGGGGAACAGTTCGTTAAATCTATTACAGTGAATGACTATACAGTTATTATGGGAACTACAATTTTCTATAGTGCGATTTTCATCTTAGTTATCTTCATTGTCGATATTTTATACGGAATTATTGATCCTCGTATTCGTTTAGCGGGAGGGAAAAAATGA
- the opp3C gene encoding oligopeptide ABC transporter permease, protein MMKDVQKLSPDLFQQANQNNVDNEVIARPSLTFWQDVRRRLFQHKGAMFGFVLLTLIILLAILGPMVSKHSYKEQDLGRAKLPPKIPVIENVHWLPFDGTDQYGVDQYEKRDIKEYFWFGTDDLGRDLWTRTWEGTRVSLYIALLAAAIDLVIGVAYGGISAFYGGRVDNIMQRVMEIINGIPYLIIVILMVIIMGSGIWSITLAMAITGWIGMSRIVRGQILKLKNQEYVLASRTLGATNTQLIVKHLIPNVMGPIIVMTMFTIPTAVFGEAFLSFIGLGIQPPFASLGSLVNDGYKSIQTYPHMMFIPAVVISILILAFNLMADGLRDALDPKMRK, encoded by the coding sequence ATGATGAAAGATGTACAAAAATTATCTCCAGATTTATTTCAACAAGCCAATCAAAATAATGTGGATAATGAAGTCATTGCCCGTCCAAGCTTAACGTTTTGGCAAGATGTAAGAAGACGTTTGTTCCAACATAAAGGAGCAATGTTCGGTTTCGTTTTATTAACGCTTATTATCTTACTAGCAATTTTAGGACCGATGGTAAGTAAGCACTCGTATAAAGAGCAAGACTTAGGTCGTGCAAAATTACCACCGAAAATTCCTGTTATTGAAAATGTTCATTGGCTACCATTTGACGGTACAGATCAATATGGTGTTGACCAATATGAGAAACGTGATATTAAAGAGTATTTCTGGTTTGGTACAGATGATCTTGGACGTGATTTATGGACAAGAACATGGGAAGGTACACGTGTATCATTATATATCGCTCTTTTAGCAGCAGCGATTGACTTAGTAATTGGGGTTGCTTATGGAGGTATTTCAGCGTTCTATGGCGGTAGAGTAGATAACATTATGCAGCGTGTTATGGAGATTATTAACGGTATTCCATACTTAATCATCGTTATTTTAATGGTAATCATTATGGGATCTGGTATATGGTCAATTACACTCGCAATGGCAATTACAGGTTGGATAGGGATGTCGCGTATCGTTCGTGGACAAATCCTAAAATTAAAAAACCAAGAATACGTATTAGCATCTCGTACATTAGGTGCAACAAATACACAATTAATTGTAAAGCACTTAATCCCGAACGTAATGGGACCAATTATCGTAATGACAATGTTTACAATTCCAACAGCGGTGTTTGGTGAGGCGTTCTTAAGCTTCATCGGTTTAGGTATTCAGCCACCATTCGCATCACTTGGCTCTCTTGTAAATGACGGTTATAAATCAATTCAAACGTATCCGCATATGATGTTCATCCCTGCGGTTGTCATCAGTATATTAATTTTAGCGTTTAACTTAATGGCAGACGGATTACGCGATGCGTTAGATCCAAAAATGCGTAAGTAA
- a CDS encoding ABC transporter ATP-binding protein codes for MKTLLEVKDLQVSFDTHAGEVQAVRGVTFDLKKGETLAIVGESGSGKSVTSKALMGLIPNPPGRIKNGEIVFEGRDLTKLTEKEMQQVRGKDIAMIFQDPMTSLNPTMTIGNQIMEGLIKHQGMSKADARKVALELIDLVGIPNPEARLKQYPHQFSGGMRQRVVIAMALACNPKLLIADEPTTALDVTIQAQILELMKDIQQKTEAAIIFITHDLGVVANVADRVAVMYAGKVVEIGTVDEIFYNPKHPYTWGLIASMPSLDGSEEELYAIPGTPPDLLKPPKGDAFAPRNPQALKIDFEMDPPLFKVSDTHYAATWLLHEQAPEVKPPAVVEKRILQMKAGEQHD; via the coding sequence ATGAAAACATTGTTAGAGGTAAAAGATTTACAAGTCTCCTTTGATACACATGCAGGTGAAGTACAAGCTGTACGCGGCGTTACTTTTGATTTGAAAAAAGGAGAAACATTAGCGATTGTAGGAGAATCTGGTTCTGGGAAATCAGTTACTTCTAAAGCGTTAATGGGATTAATTCCGAATCCTCCTGGACGCATTAAAAATGGTGAAATCGTATTTGAAGGTCGTGACTTAACGAAATTAACAGAAAAAGAAATGCAACAAGTTCGTGGTAAAGATATCGCGATGATTTTCCAAGATCCAATGACATCATTAAACCCAACGATGACAATTGGAAATCAAATTATGGAAGGCCTTATTAAACACCAAGGGATGAGTAAAGCAGATGCACGTAAAGTCGCTTTAGAATTAATCGACCTTGTAGGTATTCCAAATCCAGAAGCTCGCTTAAAACAATATCCGCACCAATTCTCTGGTGGTATGAGACAGCGTGTAGTTATTGCGATGGCGTTAGCTTGTAACCCAAAATTATTAATTGCCGATGAGCCAACAACAGCCCTAGACGTTACAATTCAGGCGCAAATTTTAGAACTTATGAAGGACATTCAGCAAAAAACAGAAGCAGCAATCATTTTCATTACGCATGACTTAGGTGTAGTGGCAAACGTTGCGGACCGCGTAGCAGTTATGTACGCTGGTAAAGTTGTTGAAATTGGAACTGTAGATGAAATTTTCTACAATCCAAAACATCCATATACTTGGGGCTTAATCGCATCTATGCCAAGTTTAGATGGATCAGAGGAAGAGTTATATGCAATTCCTGGAACGCCTCCAGATTTATTGAAACCGCCAAAGGGTGACGCTTTTGCACCACGTAACCCACAGGCATTAAAAATTGATTTTGAAATGGATCCACCTTTATTTAAAGTAAGTGATACACACTATGCGGCAACTTGGTTACTTCACGAGCAAGCTCCAGAAGTAAAACCGCCGGCAGTCGTTGAAAAACGCATTCTTCAAATGAAAGCAGGTGAACAACATGACTAA
- a CDS encoding ABC transporter ATP-binding protein yields the protein MTKQREKLIEVKNVKQHFDVSGGVVKAVNDISFDIYRGETFGLVGESGCGKSTTGRTIIRLYDATAGEVLFDGENVHGKKSRAELKKFNRKMQMIFQDPYASLNPRMTVGDIIAEGIDIHGLAKNKKERMDRVHELLNTVGLNKEHANRFPHEFSGGQRQRIGIARALAVEPEFIIADEPISALDVSIQAQVVNLLKKLQKEKGLTYLFIAHDLSMVKYISDRIGVMYRGQIVELTTSEELYANPIHPYTKSLLSAIPLPDPDYERNRKRIVYDPSQHDYGNEAPTMREIRPGHFVLCSEAEYKKYKEIYQ from the coding sequence ATGACTAAACAACGTGAGAAACTAATTGAAGTAAAAAACGTAAAACAGCACTTCGACGTGAGTGGTGGTGTTGTCAAAGCGGTTAATGATATTTCATTTGATATTTACCGCGGCGAAACATTTGGTCTTGTAGGAGAATCAGGTTGTGGTAAATCAACAACTGGAAGAACGATTATTCGTTTATATGATGCAACTGCTGGTGAAGTGTTATTCGATGGTGAAAATGTACATGGTAAAAAATCACGTGCAGAGTTGAAGAAATTCAACCGTAAAATGCAAATGATTTTCCAAGATCCATATGCATCATTAAACCCTCGTATGACAGTAGGGGATATTATTGCAGAAGGTATCGATATTCACGGACTAGCAAAAAACAAAAAAGAGCGTATGGACCGTGTTCATGAATTATTAAACACAGTTGGTTTAAATAAAGAGCACGCAAACCGTTTCCCGCATGAATTCTCAGGTGGACAACGTCAACGTATCGGTATCGCTCGTGCACTTGCTGTAGAACCTGAATTTATCATTGCCGATGAGCCAATCTCAGCACTTGACGTATCAATCCAGGCGCAAGTTGTAAACTTACTGAAAAAGTTACAAAAAGAAAAAGGTTTAACATACTTATTCATTGCCCATGATTTATCAATGGTAAAATACATTAGTGACCGCATTGGCGTAATGTACCGTGGTCAAATCGTTGAGCTAACAACAAGTGAAGAGTTATATGCGAATCCAATTCATCCATATACAAAATCACTATTATCAGCGATTCCGCTTCCAGATCCAGATTATGAGCGCAATCGTAAACGTATCGTATACGATCCATCTCAGCATGATTATGGCAATGAAGCACCAACAATGCGTGAAATTCGCCCAGGACATTTCGTATTATGTTCTGAAGCTGAGTATAAGAAATATAAAGAGATTTATCAATAA
- a CDS encoding MATE family efflux transporter, translating into MLRYTLLKIDIGKEGTDMTAIQAKNGPTEKLSLFLLTWPIFLEVFLFMLMGIADTFMLSALSDDAVSGVGAANQYLHIAILVLEVIGNGAAIVVSQYLGSKRFMEASKISALAVTLNLVVGLVISAGFLLFSKHMMMAMNLQGDVLMYAQSYLSIVGGAIFLQAIINSLAAIIRVHGFTKQAMFISLGMNIIHIAGNYVLIFGKFGFPELGVQGAAISSAVSRLIALIVFFWLLYRVMEYRVKLQYYFTLSKEYIGKILKIGIPSAFEQVMYQACQIVFLYYATYLGTESLAARQYATNISMFTYLFAIAIGMGTAIIIGRLVGGGEKDEAYERVWKSVKWAIGVTLCMVALVITFRTQLMGLFTDNPHIITLGASVLLLSILLETGRTMNIVIINSLRAAGDAKYPVLIGAFSMVLMSLPLGYFFAFHLDMGLVGIWLAIAIDEWTRAIIMFFRWKSRAWERYALVKPEEKEEIVSIQAQ; encoded by the coding sequence ATGTTACGATACACTTTGCTAAAAATAGATATCGGTAAAGAGGGGACGGACATGACAGCAATTCAGGCAAAAAACGGGCCTACTGAGAAACTAAGTTTATTCTTATTAACTTGGCCTATTTTTCTAGAAGTTTTTCTATTTATGTTAATGGGGATCGCTGATACTTTCATGTTAAGTGCATTATCAGACGATGCTGTATCTGGGGTTGGTGCAGCGAATCAATATCTCCATATCGCTATCTTGGTACTAGAAGTCATCGGGAACGGCGCAGCTATCGTCGTATCTCAATACCTCGGTTCCAAACGTTTTATGGAAGCATCTAAAATATCAGCTTTAGCCGTCACATTAAATTTAGTGGTCGGACTCGTTATAAGCGCTGGTTTTCTTTTATTCTCAAAACATATGATGATGGCAATGAACTTACAAGGCGATGTACTCATGTATGCACAAAGCTATTTATCTATCGTCGGAGGAGCTATTTTCCTTCAAGCTATTATTAATTCATTAGCCGCAATTATCCGCGTACATGGCTTCACAAAGCAAGCGATGTTTATTTCACTTGGAATGAATATTATTCATATCGCAGGAAACTACGTACTCATTTTCGGGAAATTCGGTTTCCCAGAACTCGGTGTACAAGGAGCTGCCATTTCTTCTGCTGTCAGCAGGCTAATCGCACTTATCGTTTTCTTCTGGTTACTGTACCGTGTTATGGAATATCGCGTAAAATTACAATATTACTTCACCTTATCAAAAGAATACATCGGAAAAATTTTAAAGATCGGGATTCCATCTGCATTTGAGCAGGTTATGTATCAAGCTTGCCAAATTGTCTTCTTATACTATGCAACATACTTAGGAACAGAGTCATTAGCAGCGAGACAATACGCTACAAACATTTCTATGTTCACTTATTTATTCGCTATTGCAATCGGTATGGGAACAGCAATTATTATTGGCCGCCTCGTCGGCGGTGGTGAAAAAGATGAAGCGTATGAACGTGTATGGAAAAGTGTAAAATGGGCAATTGGAGTCACTTTATGTATGGTCGCTCTCGTTATTACATTCCGCACACAGTTAATGGGACTATTTACAGATAATCCGCACATTATTACATTAGGTGCTTCAGTTCTTTTACTAAGTATACTACTTGAAACCGGACGTACGATGAACATCGTCATCATCAATTCACTTCGTGCAGCTGGTGATGCAAAGTACCCCGTTTTAATTGGTGCATTCTCTATGGTGTTAATGAGTTTACCACTCGGTTACTTTTTCGCATTCCATTTAGATATGGGGCTCGTTGGTATTTGGCTAGCGATTGCTATCGATGAATGGACACGTGCCATTATTATGTTCTTCCGCTGGAAAAGTAGAGCGTGGGAGCGTTATGCACTTGTTAAACCTGAGGAAAAAGAAGAGATTGTTTCTATCCAAGCGCAATAA
- a CDS encoding peptide ABC transporter substrate-binding protein, which produces MKKKMPVFVVSTVAMSMMLGACSYQKDEPQANAKGDSGKSGAKQVINLIETQEIPTMDPALSADAVSSRVMTNTMEGLYSLGKDDKLVPGVAKEFQKSEDGKKYTFKLREDAKWSNGEPVTAKDFVYAWQRAINPDTAAKSAYIMYDIKNAEKINKKEMSPDQLGVKAIDDYTLEVELDNSIPYLVDLMVYPIFYPVNEKFVKEQGTKFGLEANTTLYNGPFTLSDWQHERSFKMTKSASYWDNKEVKIEEVNFNIVKDTSTPINLYETNAVDRATLLAEFIDKYKGKPDFQTVEDTSVFFLRLNQKDPALANKNIRKAISLAFERKPFVDTLLNNGSKPATGLIPDNFIKGPDKKDFRAVNGDIVKPNVKEAKKYWEAGKKELGKNEIELELLNEDVELSKKTGEYLKGELEKNLPGLTVKIKQQPFAQKLKLEDAGDFVMSFSGWSADFPDPITYLDMFVTDGSQNKMKYSNPKYDEIIMKAKKDGSDVNARWKSLLEAEKMLLDDAAIVPVYQRGRAYLQRESIKNMYNHKYGGDLSFKWASVEK; this is translated from the coding sequence ATGAAAAAAAAGATGCCAGTTTTTGTAGTATCAACAGTAGCGATGAGCATGATGTTAGGGGCATGTAGCTACCAAAAAGATGAGCCGCAAGCGAACGCAAAAGGGGATAGCGGGAAAAGCGGTGCGAAGCAAGTCATTAATTTAATTGAAACACAAGAAATTCCAACGATGGATCCAGCGTTATCAGCTGATGCAGTTTCTTCAAGAGTAATGACTAATACGATGGAAGGCTTATACAGTTTAGGAAAAGATGATAAGCTTGTTCCAGGTGTAGCAAAGGAATTCCAAAAGTCAGAAGACGGTAAAAAATATACATTTAAATTACGTGAAGACGCAAAATGGTCAAATGGTGAGCCTGTGACGGCGAAAGATTTCGTGTACGCATGGCAAAGAGCAATTAACCCAGATACAGCTGCGAAATCAGCGTACATTATGTATGATATAAAAAATGCAGAGAAAATTAATAAAAAAGAGATGAGTCCAGATCAATTAGGTGTAAAAGCGATTGATGATTATACATTAGAAGTGGAATTAGACAATTCAATTCCATATCTTGTAGATTTAATGGTATATCCAATCTTCTATCCTGTGAATGAAAAGTTTGTGAAAGAGCAAGGTACGAAGTTTGGTTTGGAAGCGAATACAACACTTTATAACGGACCATTTACACTAAGTGATTGGCAACATGAACGTAGCTTTAAAATGACAAAGAGCGCGTCATATTGGGACAATAAAGAAGTGAAGATTGAGGAAGTAAACTTTAATATTGTAAAAGATACGTCCACGCCAATTAATTTATATGAAACAAACGCAGTCGATCGAGCGACGTTATTAGCAGAGTTCATCGATAAATATAAAGGAAAACCAGATTTCCAAACAGTAGAAGATACATCTGTATTCTTCCTTCGTTTAAATCAAAAAGATCCAGCGTTAGCAAATAAAAATATTCGTAAAGCAATTTCACTTGCTTTTGAACGTAAGCCGTTCGTTGATACATTATTAAATAACGGTTCTAAGCCAGCAACAGGATTAATTCCTGATAACTTCATTAAAGGACCGGATAAAAAGGACTTCCGTGCTGTAAATGGGGATATTGTAAAACCAAACGTGAAAGAAGCGAAGAAATATTGGGAAGCTGGTAAAAAAGAGCTTGGTAAAAATGAAATCGAATTAGAATTATTAAATGAAGATGTTGAATTATCGAAGAAAACGGGCGAATATTTAAAAGGTGAGTTAGAAAAGAATTTACCAGGTTTAACAGTGAAAATTAAACAACAACCATTTGCACAAAAACTAAAATTAGAAGATGCGGGCGATTTCGTCATGTCATTCTCTGGATGGAGTGCAGACTTCCCAGATCCAATTACATATCTTGATATGTTCGTAACTGATGGATCACAAAATAAAATGAAATATTCTAACCCGAAATATGATGAAATTATCATGAAAGCAAAGAAAGATGGAAGCGATGTAAATGCTCGTTGGAAAAGCTTACTAGAAGCGGAGAAAATGTTACTTGATGATGCTGCAATTGTTCCAGTATATCAACGTGGTAGAGCATACTTACAAAGAGAATCAATTAAAAATATGTACAACCATAAATATGGCGGCGACTTAAGCTTTAAATGGGCGTCAGTAGAGAAATAA
- the spx gene encoding transcriptional regulator Spx, producing MVTLYSSPSCTSCRKAKLWLEENHIPYTERNIFSDPLTIEEIKEILRMTESGTDEIISTRSKVFQELNVNLESLPLQDLYKMIRDYPGILRRPIMIDEKRLQVGYNEDEIRRFLPRTVRTFQLREAQRLVN from the coding sequence ATGGTAACATTATATAGTTCTCCAAGCTGTACGTCTTGTAGAAAGGCGAAATTATGGCTAGAGGAAAATCATATTCCTTATACAGAACGTAATATTTTCTCAGACCCATTAACGATTGAGGAAATTAAAGAGATTTTACGTATGACAGAAAGCGGAACGGATGAAATTATTTCTACTCGTTCGAAAGTTTTCCAAGAATTAAATGTAAACTTAGAGTCTTTACCACTTCAAGATTTATATAAGATGATTCGTGACTATCCAGGGATTTTACGTCGTCCAATTATGATTGACGAGAAACGCCTTCAAGTAGGTTACAATGAAGACGAAATCCGCCGTTTCTTACCACGTACAGTAAGAACGTTCCAATTGCGTGAAGCACAGCGTCTTGTAAATTAA
- a CDS encoding TerC family protein — MDLEFLTSVLMIVGIDVVLGGDNAIVIALASRNLPEPKRNKAILIGTLLAIVLRIVLTILAVYLLDIPFLQLTGGILLTLIAVNLLTDNSNDLSSIQGKTTLFQAVRTIVFADLVMGFDNVIAIAGAAHGRFLLVIIGLLISIPIIIWGSKLILILMERFPFLIYCGAAILAYTAGKMVTHEDRLASFFHNNPSFTASIPYLFIFTILCIGFIVQQVRLRNVKH; from the coding sequence ATGGACTTAGAGTTTTTAACATCTGTACTAATGATTGTCGGTATCGATGTTGTGTTAGGTGGTGACAACGCAATTGTCATCGCACTAGCTAGCCGAAATTTACCTGAACCAAAACGAAATAAAGCCATTTTGATCGGTACTCTTTTAGCAATCGTACTAAGAATCGTCCTTACTATACTAGCTGTCTATTTACTCGACATCCCATTTCTGCAACTGACCGGGGGCATTTTACTTACATTAATTGCAGTAAATTTACTAACTGATAATAGCAACGATCTTTCTTCTATTCAAGGAAAAACAACTTTATTTCAAGCTGTGCGTACAATAGTATTCGCGGATCTCGTTATGGGGTTTGACAACGTTATCGCCATTGCAGGGGCAGCTCACGGAAGATTTTTACTCGTAATAATCGGCTTACTCATTTCTATCCCGATTATTATTTGGGGCAGCAAACTCATTTTAATACTTATGGAACGATTTCCATTCCTTATTTATTGCGGGGCAGCGATTCTCGCCTATACAGCAGGAAAAATGGTCACACATGAAGACAGACTGGCATCTTTTTTTCATAACAACCCAAGTTTCACTGCAAGCATTCCGTACTTGTTTATTTTCACCATTTTATGCATCGGCTTTATCGTTCAACAAGTTCGATTACGAAATGTGAAACATTAA
- the mecA gene encoding adaptor protein MecA, whose product MDIERINDHTMKFFITYIDIEDRGFNREEIWYDRERSEELFWEMMDEARDHDDFFIDGPLWIQVQAVDKGIEVLVTKAELSKDGQKLELPIGVDKIIDIPLDEGIESLFQQELVEEVEEQAGTNFNEDGTFGFLIKFNDFEDVISLSHRLIFEDIKDELYSFENRYYVYVEFDEVLHDEEEIDRILSIVLEYGEESTLTIHRVSEYGKQIVKEHALETIRNNFPAKT is encoded by the coding sequence TTGGATATTGAAAGAATTAATGACCATACGATGAAATTTTTTATTACGTACATTGATATAGAGGACAGAGGGTTTAATCGTGAAGAGATTTGGTATGATCGCGAACGAAGTGAAGAGCTCTTTTGGGAGATGATGGACGAAGCTCGTGATCATGACGATTTCTTTATTGATGGACCGTTATGGATTCAAGTGCAAGCAGTCGATAAAGGGATTGAAGTACTTGTCACGAAAGCAGAGCTTTCAAAGGATGGACAAAAGTTAGAACTACCGATAGGTGTAGATAAAATTATAGACATTCCTCTAGATGAAGGTATTGAATCATTATTCCAGCAAGAATTAGTGGAAGAGGTAGAAGAGCAAGCAGGAACAAACTTTAACGAAGATGGTACCTTTGGCTTTTTAATTAAGTTTAATGATTTTGAAGATGTCATTTCATTAAGTCATCGTCTTATCTTTGAGGATATAAAAGATGAGCTATATTCATTTGAGAACCGCTATTATGTATATGTGGAATTCGATGAAGTGCTACATGATGAAGAAGAAATTGATCGTATTTTAAGTATCGTTTTAGAATACGGAGAAGAGTCAACTTTAACAATTCATCGTGTAAGTGAGTATGGGAAACAAATTGTGAAAGAGCATGCGCTTGAAACAATTCGCAATAATTTTCCTGCTAAAACGTAG